The following are encoded together in the Thermoanaerobaculia bacterium genome:
- a CDS encoding MFS transporter gives MALTRHEKSWILYDWANSAFILIATTAILPLYFKEVVSSGVDPAVSTSQWGFVNGFASLCIALIAPFLGSLADIRGFKKPVWMIFWLIGVFFTLPIALSGPGTITLCLLLYGIARIGFSGANVVYDAFLVDVTREERMDWISTLGYGWGYIGSTIPFLLSLAIIQYPSLVGLSGPGEATRLAFVITAVWWFVFGIPMARNVTQHHGVPPTSHPVRDSIRRLSATFSHIRQYRKPFLFLLAYFFYIDAVDTIIIMATAYGKDLGFGTSMLLTVVLVIQFVAFPCALLYGWLARKLGGRFMLLAGLGVYTLIILTGYLLPSLADPDMQMILFWVMALLVASSQGGIQALSRSLFARLVPRDSASEFFGFYNIFGKFAVVLGPILMGLTTRLSGHSRFGVLSLLLLLGTGVFILVRIDLSETGCQKN, from the coding sequence ATGGCCCTGACACGACACGAAAAATCCTGGATCCTCTATGACTGGGCCAATTCAGCCTTCATTCTGATTGCTACTACAGCCATTCTTCCTCTCTATTTCAAGGAGGTTGTTTCATCCGGAGTCGACCCTGCTGTTTCCACTTCCCAGTGGGGTTTCGTCAATGGATTTGCTTCCCTCTGCATCGCCCTTATCGCCCCGTTTCTGGGCTCCCTGGCAGACATCCGCGGATTCAAAAAACCTGTGTGGATGATCTTCTGGCTGATCGGCGTTTTCTTCACCCTTCCTATTGCCCTTTCCGGACCGGGAACCATCACGCTCTGTCTTCTCCTTTATGGAATTGCTCGAATCGGGTTTTCCGGTGCCAATGTCGTATACGACGCTTTTCTTGTCGATGTAACAAGAGAGGAGCGGATGGACTGGATTTCCACGCTGGGATACGGATGGGGATACATTGGAAGTACCATCCCCTTCCTGCTGAGTCTGGCCATTATCCAGTATCCTTCCCTTGTAGGACTATCCGGACCAGGGGAAGCCACTCGCCTGGCTTTTGTGATCACGGCTGTTTGGTGGTTCGTCTTCGGTATTCCCATGGCAAGAAACGTCACCCAGCACCATGGCGTCCCTCCCACTTCTCATCCTGTGCGTGACTCAATCAGGCGATTAAGCGCCACATTCAGCCATATCCGACAGTACAGGAAACCCTTCCTCTTCCTCCTCGCCTATTTTTTCTACATTGACGCCGTGGATACGATCATCATCATGGCCACAGCCTACGGGAAGGACCTGGGTTTCGGAACGTCCATGCTGTTGACAGTTGTCCTGGTCATCCAGTTTGTCGCCTTTCCCTGTGCCCTTCTCTACGGCTGGCTTGCAAGGAAACTGGGCGGGCGATTCATGCTTCTGGCCGGACTTGGTGTCTACACTCTCATCATTCTGACCGGCTATCTCCTCCCCTCCCTTGCAGACCCGGACATGCAGATGATCCTCTTCTGGGTCATGGCCCTTCTTGTCGCCTCATCGCAGGGAGGAATCCAGGCTCTGAGCCGTTCTCTCTTTGCCCGTCTGGTACCCCGTGATTCCGCTTCGGAGTTCTTCGGGTTCTACAACATCTTCGGCAAGTTTGCCGTTGTACTTGGACCCATTCTGATGGGTTTGACCACCCGCCTCTCCGGGCATTCACGGTTCGGGGTCTTAAGCCTGCTTCTTCTCCTCGGTACGGGAGTCTTCATCCTGGTACGTATCGACCTTTCGGAGACAGGGTGCCAAAAGAACTGA
- a CDS encoding two-component regulator propeller domain-containing protein — MRIATFVCILLSGVFTANLMAFDHLTVDDGLSQGTITAILQDRQGFMWFGTSDGLNRYDGYSFTIYRNIQGNPGSLPYSIVSALYEDREGTLWVGTAGGGLARFDSDTETFTSFPLVPEKDVSSGGMLIGTICEDSRGNLWISAGNRLSTIIQFLPRTGEWFQYPLTDKDTGHALERLRIFSDDRGQVWVLADTQVLRWDSKDKSFHQVPMESVDPSPLVPYFMCETDKGLVCLTSQGVFVPGEASDHFEYLEPFSIDPAPNWQERLTAGLMTRDRSVWFALRDGGLYRFSAQTGELDHFSPDPNDPGSLSDNPIYRLYMDASGILWIGTETMGLDIYDATRTKFSRIQKNPTETETLTSNMVWSVTQDLDGKLWVGTQRGLNEIDRNSGSIRHYFYTEKEDSMNPPNDTIQSLYCDKEGTIWAGAARMGLHRKRASDKDFQPFSFNIPRISQLNARGVIAIHQDSHGSMWFGTAGYGLIRWDPEKNTFTNFTIGLGPGGGLPGDAVRDIMEDSKGTLWIAARGGVCRYMRKENGFDCWTHDPGNPYGLNHPYTQCLEEDKEGKIWVGTLGGGLNGLDPTTGRFTHIMERDGLPNNVIYGILRDGEGHLWLSTNAGIARFTPETGMIKRFGVEDGLQSMEFNAGASFRNDSGDMFFGGVRGLNVFSPDILSENPHPPKVTITGFRLFNKPVTVGEHSPLRQAICVTEVIDLPYNQNSMSFEYVGLHFSAPQKNQYAYRLEGLEDDWTMAGNRRIAIYTNIPPGSYTFHVRAASSDGIWNDEGAQLRIRIHPPWWKTWWAYLFYLFGAVGLVLTIVRVEKAREREKARLTEAELRARAAELQSRVAEAQSRALQNEIDLKNQELEEARRFQLSMLPVRPPSIPGLEIAAFMQTASEVGGDYYDFHVCEDGSLTVAIGDATGHGTRSGIMVAIMKGLFSTLRGKTNLLEFMQQTNILLKTMRLENMWMALTLLRYKDGNVNLTSAGMPPVLIYKAAKETVTELLVEGMLLGVDFPVPHRDENFHLDPGDTILLMTDGFAELYSDEEEILDYPRAIRIFEEVADQSPGQIIEHLVNAGDEWRKERHQEDDITFVVLKIT, encoded by the coding sequence TTGAGGATAGCGACCTTTGTCTGCATCCTCCTTTCTGGAGTATTCACAGCGAACCTCATGGCCTTTGATCATCTCACGGTCGATGACGGCCTCTCCCAGGGAACGATCACGGCGATTTTGCAGGATCGTCAGGGATTCATGTGGTTCGGGACCTCTGATGGACTCAACCGGTATGACGGCTATTCCTTCACGATCTATCGAAATATTCAGGGTAATCCCGGTTCCCTTCCCTACAGTATCGTAAGCGCTTTATACGAAGATCGAGAAGGAACTCTCTGGGTCGGGACAGCCGGAGGAGGGCTTGCCCGTTTTGATTCAGACACTGAAACTTTTACCTCATTTCCTCTTGTTCCCGAAAAGGATGTGTCATCCGGAGGCATGTTAATCGGCACAATCTGTGAAGATTCCCGGGGAAACTTATGGATTTCGGCGGGAAACAGGCTGTCGACGATCATCCAGTTTCTTCCCCGTACAGGAGAGTGGTTCCAATATCCATTGACTGATAAAGATACGGGGCATGCACTGGAAAGACTCCGTATCTTTTCCGATGACAGGGGGCAGGTGTGGGTGCTTGCGGATACACAGGTCCTTCGATGGGACTCGAAGGATAAGTCCTTCCATCAGGTACCCATGGAGTCCGTGGATCCCTCCCCCCTGGTTCCCTACTTCATGTGTGAAACCGACAAGGGACTGGTTTGTCTGACATCTCAGGGTGTATTCGTACCGGGAGAAGCATCGGATCACTTTGAATATCTGGAGCCCTTTTCGATTGACCCGGCACCGAACTGGCAGGAACGTTTAACGGCCGGCCTGATGACCCGGGACCGATCGGTATGGTTTGCCCTGCGGGATGGAGGTCTATACCGTTTCTCGGCCCAGACGGGTGAGTTGGACCATTTTTCCCCCGATCCCAATGACCCCGGATCGTTAAGTGATAACCCCATCTATCGCCTCTATATGGATGCCTCGGGAATTCTTTGGATCGGTACTGAAACCATGGGGCTGGACATCTACGATGCGACACGAACCAAATTTTCACGGATTCAGAAAAACCCGACAGAAACCGAAACGCTGACCAGTAACATGGTGTGGTCCGTTACCCAGGATCTGGATGGAAAGCTGTGGGTGGGTACACAGCGCGGGCTCAATGAAATCGATCGGAACTCAGGTTCGATCCGCCACTATTTTTATACAGAAAAAGAGGATTCCATGAATCCTCCGAATGATACGATTCAGTCTCTGTATTGCGACAAAGAAGGGACGATATGGGCAGGGGCCGCCCGGATGGGCCTGCACCGAAAACGCGCTTCGGACAAAGACTTTCAGCCCTTTTCATTTAACATTCCCAGAATAAGTCAGCTGAATGCGCGGGGCGTTATCGCCATTCATCAGGACAGCCATGGGTCCATGTGGTTCGGAACGGCAGGATATGGCCTGATCCGGTGGGATCCCGAAAAGAATACCTTCACCAATTTCACGATCGGTCTGGGCCCGGGAGGAGGTCTTCCGGGTGATGCCGTGCGGGACATCATGGAAGACAGCAAAGGAACCCTGTGGATTGCGGCACGCGGTGGAGTGTGCCGGTACATGCGGAAAGAAAATGGGTTTGACTGCTGGACTCACGACCCTGGAAATCCCTATGGTCTGAATCACCCTTACACCCAGTGCCTGGAGGAGGATAAAGAGGGCAAAATCTGGGTTGGAACACTCGGGGGCGGGCTGAACGGTCTCGATCCTACAACCGGGCGTTTCACCCATATTATGGAGCGAGATGGTCTCCCCAATAATGTCATCTACGGAATCTTGAGGGATGGGGAGGGACATCTCTGGCTTTCGACCAATGCGGGAATCGCCCGATTTACGCCGGAAACCGGAATGATCAAGAGGTTTGGTGTCGAAGATGGCCTTCAAAGCATGGAGTTTAACGCCGGCGCATCCTTTAGAAACGACTCCGGAGATATGTTTTTCGGAGGTGTCAGAGGGTTGAATGTTTTTTCCCCCGACATATTGAGTGAAAACCCGCACCCGCCCAAAGTGACCATAACCGGATTCCGTCTGTTCAATAAACCGGTTACCGTGGGCGAGCATTCTCCTCTGCGTCAGGCTATCTGCGTTACCGAAGTAATCGATCTCCCCTACAATCAGAACTCCATGTCTTTCGAGTATGTCGGTCTCCACTTCAGTGCTCCTCAGAAAAATCAGTACGCCTACCGGCTGGAGGGATTAGAGGACGATTGGACGATGGCGGGAAACCGTCGGATTGCTATCTACACCAACATTCCTCCTGGATCGTACACCTTTCATGTTCGAGCAGCTTCCAGTGATGGCATCTGGAACGATGAAGGGGCTCAGCTGCGCATCCGCATCCATCCTCCGTGGTGGAAAACGTGGTGGGCTTATCTCTTCTACCTCTTTGGCGCCGTGGGCCTCGTTCTGACCATCGTTCGCGTTGAAAAAGCCCGGGAGAGGGAAAAGGCCCGTCTGACAGAAGCAGAGCTGAGAGCCAGGGCGGCGGAACTTCAGTCCCGTGTCGCAGAAGCTCAGTCCAGAGCGCTGCAAAACGAAATCGATCTTAAGAATCAGGAGTTGGAAGAGGCTAGAAGGTTTCAGCTTTCCATGCTGCCGGTACGGCCCCCTTCGATCCCCGGTCTGGAAATTGCAGCATTTATGCAGACCGCCTCCGAAGTGGGTGGAGATTATTACGACTTCCACGTCTGTGAGGATGGGAGTCTGACCGTGGCAATTGGAGATGCAACCGGCCACGGGACTCGATCCGGGATCATGGTCGCGATCATGAAGGGTCTCTTTTCCACCTTACGAGGGAAAACGAACCTTTTAGAATTCATGCAGCAAACCAATATTTTGCTGAAGACCATGCGGCTGGAAAACATGTGGATGGCCTTAACCCTTCTCCGGTACAAAGATGGTAATGTAAATCTCACCTCCGCAGGAATGCCTCCGGTCCTGATCTACAAGGCAGCCAAAGAAACCGTAACGGAACTCCTGGTTGAGGGTATGCTTCTGGGCGTGGATTTCCCCGTCCCTCACCGGGATGAGAACTTCCATCTGGATCCGGGGGATACGATTCTGCTGATGACAGATGGGTTTGCTGAATTATACAGTGACGAGGAAGAGATCCTGGATTACCCGCGGGCGATCCGCATCTTTGAAGAGGTGGCCGACCAAAGTCCCGGACAGATCATTGAGCACCTCGTCAATGCCGGAGATGAGTGGCGGAAGGAACGGCACCAGGAAGACGACATCACCTTTGTCGTACTCAAGATAACCTGA
- a CDS encoding PilZ domain-containing protein, which produces MERRALIVELPVEVYARILPVLTRGGFSVDRLTRAQGASSFILHQSYDLILMGYPVSGRGVQDLFEILRWEDSPCLHTPLLMFSHPAKIDEARKYVGRGASRVMPINSAAQFIMATIEELLYVAPRLMTQIMVRLDIPERRPRGIILCQTINLSATGMLVQTGRRLDIGDLVNFEFILPGDKEVVHGSGEIVRHTLLSKEKSGGMAIKFTHFDGDSDLRLSSFISGRCDKVQSENSRVATV; this is translated from the coding sequence GTGGAACGGAGGGCGCTGATCGTCGAACTTCCCGTCGAGGTCTACGCCAGAATCCTGCCCGTACTTACCAGGGGGGGGTTCTCTGTGGATCGTCTGACTCGAGCGCAGGGTGCGTCGAGCTTTATCCTTCACCAGTCGTATGACCTCATTCTTATGGGGTACCCTGTTTCCGGCAGAGGCGTGCAGGATTTGTTCGAAATTCTTCGATGGGAAGATTCCCCCTGCCTCCATACTCCTCTCCTGATGTTTTCACATCCCGCCAAAATAGATGAAGCCAGAAAGTATGTTGGACGGGGTGCCAGCCGTGTCATGCCCATCAATTCAGCCGCCCAGTTCATCATGGCCACGATCGAGGAACTCCTGTACGTCGCACCAAGGCTGATGACGCAAATCATGGTGCGGTTAGATATCCCGGAACGACGTCCCAGGGGTATTATCCTGTGTCAGACAATCAACCTTTCCGCTACGGGTATGCTGGTTCAGACGGGACGGCGCCTCGATATCGGTGACCTGGTGAACTTTGAATTTATCCTTCCCGGAGATAAAGAGGTTGTCCATGGATCGGGTGAAATCGTCCGCCATACCCTTCTCAGTAAAGAGAAATCCGGCGGAATGGCGATCAAATTTACGCACTTTGACGGAGATAGTGATCTTCGACTATCTTCCTTTATTTCAGGACGTTGTGATAAAGTTCAATCGGAAAATTCCAGGGTGGCGACGGTCTGA